In Vespa velutina chromosome 1, iVesVel2.1, whole genome shotgun sequence, the following proteins share a genomic window:
- the LOC124954234 gene encoding lysosomal-trafficking regulator isoform X2, translated as MSIFSPYGFQRGRGRSIHGRQRNESSSTRSRRQKSGQSYILDADKEDATFYSMGVDVNRSEAAAQEEILEEDPNLQELAACDSYDVSSFEDDGRLKTVESEGEDDDEHHHEHLGMSSGSSDKLQILWDHFIHAEPLSYEKSSWLDIFLAELLAQVKEGRDVKDAVSFCSVGGGGVSTLVACELLSDVHELCAKKSEGGELVGLRRYLARDRGWRCLAVLHLLGVRGLSCGRELVALLVALYPVALQEDNSSDKSKESSIHNPYVKLHCNDDSVDTVIIVPHAKRRNIKSISRCVKSYEGNARISRKKSSNRKQGIGIRMASYNNKQKSLGTKTKRNTTKSESSESEFLTDGIDQARSLTLKIRLNPMDFEYFTSVVRSDEEQKWQAALYELPARPAKKIPLDYIDERIKEVLNATMNNFETSFLIIQLLQGLRDYDTPAEQTPAVQVLKFALDTIWSLQFGIDGTGLTRIECATLKAAAARLMLIALERVLRADEPTTAVIHNGLLPMTLRLLEDACTKSIGSDLSPDEGSLLQEFIFATMYGIITFLYCLLHQRSANVDNLSDFFELFRLFAESQDGKLIEKTILAIVSLPSADPTRSVIRAKKIIDMIGALTSGLKRVRRNIAHMSLCHRNKHKFCVDNIQSHHHSDVLGLPYTESIVGVSILEQACCVSSLFMTLTNLLKESYACVPELRIRLLKVTTAAGTCCCFSPKILLSSIVTFLKKRDYSTYNPAVILLERTLFKELGAYPVINNCETCNRPPNYSWEFLEMYKELLTPDDPKLSYIVIAHLLKVTPTSKFQVRQELLVRVFYPTFLKAKTYYNNDKECVAAKFLILSCLSLMSNLIGNMQMWEKFIEMDGLKEVLVLLPDITFTRSVYILLEVAVIMEIWNSNCHEADTLGETEEIALKSLFKFLENETSDLLNILEELEKNQLKESPEISWENENAYGPTKVNVESEEIEIIVQSENSSLEVLEMDNQSCINENVQSKLKNNSKTMIILETSDIITTGKEINLQKASAVWRATAGVALCSPNFRLELSSHPIANEALKLFRSLAINVATDNIHDTNKSAYKLFEALITCCLTCSLCGCDVAMELRKVLMQTGVRLGHGIATIIEALLKVSMLKPAHEQTIPQQPRARLPTMNLDTMPDCGAEDSSTGEYVTADDGYEADIEIPGKSCHSNVTKKSGSIGPVVEPRGHANAHPALCTLAIDLLIHFSKQDLDAERRSIVTNGLRKLAITCRESVSSCAALAGSGVITKMLNGFKDIFTSNDPQYQDLQHAALEVFTLLATQAISSTELDTYLSFFKVKKPPMSLLLEPLYHLVITARPQPNFILSFPVECDTQKILKSQPDENKSLEKAENLVNNFKKKHLSMGICSPWSVHATCLPVGPELTWSVWLLGCSASMWLRVERGFPFNNRGTIMSTAPLLNTNSESLSDWGILSDNWSREAVAGSSSPPTPASIIHLMSIGMEYLVLEIWLDFRSDKLILRLTRPDDKTNRTVSETSISGILPSGRWHHLAINFKDTILNKRSAVIDVVIWIDGWKEINAQLPFDGILVRKPGTTCILLGQIGSTSIGAWYLGNLIVFRYPIFTKERALYLASLGPNFTNLADCILNMAKPDFAPLITSGALNDVREVKFEGGKFDTSRRKSYGGTYLRRAVETKVLENKIDWESVMDATNSQLGELQDALLLSYEAQNPNIVHLYPQAIANPAVVRNLFPGHPGFRVVSAPEHRVSQQPPLSIAPILTTSLECQQYRGLIPAASLMGGVPIFLFLFARVVELNSTEEEQALAFSIVLHLTRSDSELLNQYRAEGGTSLLLRVLESPHCHAGRHMLKAMLDAACDSSILIKDIGSGNPSISQNCEAVITDPELVKGALTAWRTWAKSDTLNLLLQAILLLLRDQHSQREFNAFQLNRVGIVDTILMLCKEHFMYEDLGAILEPSIGSVVVELIRALMGAPPEFEHLVAITDYLVLVHQASETYITHSKHNIYFLLPPLTEGKVNIRKYLTVTSSSSEESIGILENSKLNKALTNVQIQKSKTIKRKERRNDQSKDTSAGEDSGIAASDGSNLQTNEKQSTYIDERKACQGLVCEGLLLLLRDAIRVLPDSQVGPVLKHVLRAEVLLVLANNPDARVRTALIKVIQTYLQRASDEEVNKFIKQKYFLHLANQISLYPGSESLINALENLALRGPTLAAMPPLMAMIAKTAAIESNIAHPIISFITDIIAKNSNALRMILEQGLIECLVQALVATAHRGNSTSLNHDIHVLLVAIATKLLESSGNHQMQAVLELHLILNHMELKEMSECNKCTMCIPVIRDAQVALFDGELDALTAKISTHSGFRLRSTASYLASASYLTTVLTTSSEQSDHGSRSSSYGSLHGTSISVVRETGKGELYDRFRMVLTRAVEFVTAADESPSGNELQLTRRLFSILLHGSCDPLERKNHWSSAWFTKPALRKYTAKLMVWLLGPHQSNNTRIYAVRSLMEEPKAHEILLSLLEVHPQVEQRFTVFFWDLLQRDEMSSADARMCAEFREALRIWDLAKSIEQASPGIWNEELALLRRELMRDRDIWIDANLPAIYRISNRFDGLAKQLTDSAMTITRTVVEEQNRERKVLMERLKHARAMEAQSVEKWRDLAKRLTHERALWHFPESYPCSWELDPTEGPARVRIRLQRCHLDIDERFFLAEHKDKLGVSKIEAPLSYLFSMSRQDINASTLIERLHTSERIRKMSQAKVVTPRAELAGEVLIGETCLYFVPDNPDVPLHTDIALGGLDLAMAGGTAWRLEDIRELHKRRYQLQERAIEIFLITGRTYLLAFNSSKERDEFATELSTCNLPRRIPGDDLGEAIALWRSGALTNWEYITCLNKLAGRSYNDLMQYPVFPFVLSDYINDKIDLNNPKIYRNFKRPMAVQDKKNEQHYINNYNYLKQALSEGLNLIALNQEPFHYGSHYSNSGTVLHFLVRLPPFTSMFLCYQDDNFDIPDRTFHALATTWRLTSCDSTTDVKELIPEFFYLPEFLLNFEGFNFGVRQNGNRVGDVELPKWCGGDARLFILVHRAALEADLVREVLPYWIDLVFGFRQTGRPAVEAINVFHPATYYGFNVEQIADPLERQAWETMVRTYGQTPAQLFRNSHPLPIQNLGTVVASTLIPQVIEGVEGIKWGNYVGAPGNEPVLCWKHKHRTLLSYLIPLATGDVFGLPNCTTLLIGYAKEKGTSMFSGMSVLGAALASWGGNDGIARLKCKKEQPPKPLTKSSGLDPITILASAPDCGQLWTGYLSGKITVHTYNIGTSGKIEFSSIPASVLLAHRNRVTAISLSRVFSIAVSGDGNGVIVIWDLNSLSYIRSIVCDYKYSIHLLSISETLGDIAITYEIFNKADKKDLAVRSELRVYTINARSVGSVLSKSRITALCYSNAPEGVSVNVVATGLDNGVIRLWSSWDLRLVREIINTAKGCGAIIAIAWALDQHHLYAATEDCTVLIWEGSKRLSNGTPKFVNLTSL; from the exons aaatcaTCTTGGCTCGACATATTTTTGGCAGAATTACTTGCTCAAGTGAAGGAAGGCAGAGACGTGAAAGATGCCGTTTCCTTTTG ttCAGTCGGTGGGGGTGGAGTATCTACACTCGTGGCATGCGAATTGCTTTCGGACGTACATGAACTCTGTGCGAAAAAAAGTGAAGGCGGTGAATTGGTCGGCTTGAGAAGATATTTAGCTCGAGATCGTGGCTGGCGTTGTTTAGCAGTCTTGCATTTGTTGGGTGTACGTGGATTATCGTGTGGTCGTGAGCTTGTTGCACTGTTAGTAGCATTATATCCAGTCGCTCTTCAAGAAGATAATTCTTCAGATAAGTCGAAAGAATCGTCTATTCACAATCCCTACGTTAAGCTTCATTGTAACGACGACTCAGTCGATACGGTGATCATAGTGCCTCACGCTAAGCGAAGAAACATCAAGTCGATAAGTCGTTGCGTTAAAAGTTACGAAGGCAATGCAAggatatcaagaaaaaaaagtagtaaCCGTAAGCAAGGTATCGGCATTAGAATGGCATCgtacaataataaacaaaaatctttGGGAACCAAAACAAAACGTAACACAACGAAAAGCGAGAGCAGCGAGTCGGAATTTCTGACGGATGGTATCGATCAGGCACGTTCATTGACCCTAAAAATACGTTTAAATCCGATGGATTTTGAATACTTCACGTCAGTAGTCAGAAGTGACGAGGAACAGAAATGGCAGGCTGCTCTTTACGAGTTACCTGCACGACCAGCGAAGAAAATTCCTTTGGATTATATAGATGAGAGAATCAAGGAAGTGTTGAATGCAACGATGAATAATTTCGAGACTAGTTTCTTGATCATACAATTGCTTCAAGGATTAAGGGACTATGATACACCTGCTGAACAAACGCCAGCCGTGCAAGTGTTAAAATTTGCTTTGGATACTATTTGGTCTCTACAATTTGGTATCGATGGAACTGGTCTCACTAGGATCGAATGCGCTACTTTAAAGGCCGCTGCTGCGAGATTGATGTTAATAGCTTTGGAACGTGTTCTCCGAGCTGATGAACCTACCACTGCTGTAATACACAATGGATTGTTACCTATGACTCTTAGATTACTCGAAGATGCTTGCACCAAATCAATCGGCAGTGATCTTTCACCGGACGAAGGCTCTTTACTTCAAGAATTTATCTTTGCAACCATGTACGGTATCATAACTTTTCTCTATTGCCTGTTACATCAGCGAAGTGCAAATGTTGATAATCTATCAGATTTTTTTGAACTTTTTCGATTGTTTGCCGAAAGTCAAGACGGTAAACTCATCGAGAAAACCATCTTGGCGATCGTTAGTTTACCGAGTGCTGATCCAACAAGATCTGTCATACGTgcaaaaaaaatcattgatatgATCGGTGCCCTAACGAGTGGCCTAAAAAGGGTTCGACGAAATATCGCACACATGAGCCTATGTCACAGAAACAAACACAAATTTTGTGTAGATAACATTCAATCGCATCATCATTCCGATGTTCTTGGATTACCTTACACTGAATCAATCGTTGGTGTCTCGATCCTCGAACAAGCTTGTTGTGTGTCCTCACTTTTCATGACTCTAACTAATCTTTTGAAGGAATCTTATGCCTGTGTACCAGAGTTACGAATCAGATTATTAAAAGTGACGACGGCTGCTGGTacttgttgttgtttttcacCAAAAATCCTTCTCTCGAGTATTGTCACTTTCCTGAAGAAACGTGATTACTCAACTTACAATCCAGCCGTTATTCTTCTCGAACGAACTCTCTTCAAAGAACTCGGTGCTTATCCGGTGATTAATAATTGTGAAACTTGCAACAGGCCACCTAATTATTCTTGGGAATTTTTGGAAATGTATAAGGAATTGCTAACACCTGATGATCCAAAGCTATCGTATATCGTAATTGCACACTTGCTGAAAGTAACGCCAACTTCAAAATTTCAAGTTAGGCAGGAACTTCTCGTTCGTGTTTTTTATCCAACATTTTTGAAAGCCAaaacttattataataatgataaggaaTGCGTCGCTGctaaatttcttattctttcttgcCTGTCTTTAATGTCAAATCTGATAGGAAATATGCAAATGTGGGAAAAATTTATAGAGATGGATGGATTAAAAGAAGTATTGGTTTTATTACCGGATATAACGTTTACTAGAAGTGTTTATATTCTTCTAGAAGTGGCGGTGATCATGGAAATTTGGAATTCGAATTGCCATGAAGCTGATACTCTCGGAGAAACCGAAGAGATAGCATTGAAATCTTTGTTTAAATTTCTCGAAAATGAGACAAGCGATTTGTTGAACATATTAGAGGAACTTGAAAAAAACCAATTAAAGGAAAGTCCAGAAATATCATGGGAAAATGAAAATGCTTATGGACCTACAAAAGTAAATGTGGAAagtgaagaaatagaaataattgtacAATCGGAAAACTCTTCTCTTGAAGTTCTTGAAATGGATAATCAATCTTgcataaatgaaaatgttcaatcaaaattaaaaaataattcaaaaacgATGATTATATTAGAAACATCGGACATAATAACCACtggtaaagaaattaatttacagAAAGCAAGTGCAGTATGGAGAGCCACAGCTGGAGTCGCATTATGCAGTCCTAATTTTCGTCTAGAACTATCTTCACATCCAATAGCTAATGAagctttaaaattatttagatcATTAGCTATTAATGTTGCTACTGATAACATACATG ATACTAATAAATCAGCGTATAAGTTGTTTGAAGCATTAATTACTTGCTGTTTAACATGCTCGTTgt GTGGCTGTGACGTAGCGATGGAATTGAGAAAAGTATTAATGCAAACGGGAGTTAGACTTGGTCATGGAATAGCAACCATTATTGAAGCTTTGCTTAAAGTTTCCATGTTAAAACCTGCTCATGAACAAACTATTCCACAACAGCCTCGTGCTAGA TTACCTACTATGAATTTGGATACTATGCCAGATTGTGGTGCTGAAGATAGTAGCACCGGAGAATATGTAACTGCTGATGATGGTTATGAAGCAGATATTGAAATACCAGGAAAAAGTTGTCATTCtaatgtaacaaaaaaaagtggCTCTATAGGACCAGTTGTTGAACCACGAGGTCATGCAAATGCACATCCAGCTTTATGCACATTAGCAATAGATTTGCTTATTCATTTCAGTAAGCA agACTTAGATGCTGAAAGAAGATCCATAGTGACTAATGGATTAAGAAAATTAGCAATTACGTGCAGAGAAAGCGTTTCAAGTTGCGCTGCTCTTGCGGGATCTGGTGTAATTACAAAAATGTTAAATGGATTCAAGGACATATTCACTAGCAATGATCCTCAGTATCAAG ATTTGCAACATGCTGCATTAGAAGTATTCACCCTTCTTGCAACACAAGCAATTTCATCCACGGAATTAGAcacatatttatcttttttcaaagtTAAAAAACCTCCAAtgtctttattattagaaCCATTGTATCATCTGGTTATAACAGCTCGACCCCAACCGAATTTTATCCTATCGTTTCCCGTCGAATGTGATACACAAAAGATACTGAAATCTCAAccagatgaaaataaatctcttGAAAAAGCTGAGAatttagtaaataattttaaaaagaaacatttaagTATGGGAATTTGTAGCCCCTGGTCTGTACATGCAACATGTTTGCCAGTTGGTCCTGAACTTACATGGTCAGTATGGTTGCTTGGTTGTTCTGCTTCCATGTGGTTACGAGTGGAAAGAggatttccttttaataatagAGGAACGATTATGAGCACAGCACCATTACTTAATACCAATAGCGAAAGCCTGTCTGATTGGGGTATCCTTTCAGATAATTGGAGTAGAGAAG CAGTAGCAGGTTCATCATCACCACCCACACCAGCTAGCATTATACATTTGATGTCAATTGGAATGGAATATTTGGTATTAGAAATATGGCTCGATTTTAGATCAg ataaGTTAATTTTGCGATTAACTCGGCCAGACGATAAAACAAATCGAACCGTTTCTGAGACTTCCATAAGTGGGATCCTTCCTTCAGGACGTTGGCATCACTTAGctataaatttcaaagataCAATTTTGAATAAACGTAGTGCCGTCATAGATGTTGTTATTTGGATAGATGGttggaaagaaattaatgccCAATTACCCTTTGATGGCATTTTAGTAAGAAAACCAGGCACTACATGTATTTTACTCGGTCAGATCGGATCAACCAGTATTGGTGCTTGGTATCTCGGGAATTTAATAGTTTTtag ATATCCAATTTTTACCAAAGAAAGAGCTTTATATCTTGCCAGTCTCGGACCAAATTTTACGAATCTTGCggattgtattttaaatatggcAAAGCCTGATTTTGCACCTTTAATCACATCCGGAGCATTGAACGATGTTCGTGAAGTAAAATTTG aaGGAGGTAAATTTGATACGAGTAGACGAAAATCTTATGGTGGTACCTATTTAAGACGTGCAGTTGAAACAaaagtattagaaaataaaattgattggGAATCAGTCATGGATGCTACCAACTCACAATTAGGAGAGTTGCAAGATGCTTTGCTTTTAAGTTATGAAGCTCAAAATCCTAACATCGTTCATTTGTATCCTCAAGCTATAGCTAATCctg caGTTGTAAGAAACTTGTTTCCTGGTCACCCTGGATTTAGAGTCGTATCTGCTCCTGAACATAGAGTATCTCAACAGCCACCATTATCAATAGCACCTATTTTGACAACTTCTTTAGAATGCCAACAATATAGAGGTCTTATACCCGCAGCAAGTTTAATGGGTGGTGTTccaatatttctatttctttttgcaaGA GTAGTAGAGTTGAATTCTACCGAAGAGGAGCAAGCATTAGCATTTTCAATAGTCCTACATTTAACACGAAGCGATTcagaattattaaatcaatatcgTGCCGAAGGCGGTACATCATTACTTTTACGAGTTTTAGAATCACCACACTGCCACGCAGGTAGACATATGTTAAAAGCAATGTTAGATGCAGCTTGTGATAGTTCAATACTGATCAAAGATATCGGTAGCGGTAATCCTTCCATTTCACAAAATTGTGAAGCTGTGATTACTGATCCTGAACTTGTGAAAGGTGCTTTAACTGCTTGGAGAACATGGGCAAAATCTGACACATTAAATTTACTGTTACAAGCAATATTACTTTTGTTAAGGGATCAACATTCTCAGCGTGAATTCAATGCCTTTCAATTAAATAGAGTTGGAATCGTAGATACTATATTAATGCTGTGCAAG gaaCATTTCATGTATGAAGATTTAGGTGCAATATTAGAACCTTCCATAGGAAGTGTAGTGGTAGAATTAATCCGAGCACTAATGGGAGCTCCACCAGAATTTGAACACTTAGTTGCTATCACTGATTACTTAGTTCTTGTTCATCAAGCTTCAGAGACTTATATAACACATTctaaacataatatttattttttgttacctCCTTTGACTGAAGGAAAAGTtaatatacgaaaatatttaacagtAACAAGTAGTTCTTCCGAAGAATCTATAGGAATATTGGAGAATAGCAAGTTGAACAAAGCTTTAACAAATGTACag atacaaaaaagtaaaacaattaaaaggaaagaacgtaGAAATGATCAATCTAAAGATACTAGTGCTGGAGAAGACTCTGGAATTGCAGCTAGCGATGGCTCAAATTTACAAACtaac gaAAAACAATCGACATAcatagatgaaagaaaagcTTGTCAAGGTCTAGTCTGTGaaggtttattattattgttaagaGATGCTATAAGAGTATTACCTGATAGTCAAGTTGGCCCTGTATTGAAACATGTCTTACGTGCAGAGGTTTTGTTAGTCCTAGCCAATAATCCTGACGCAAGAGTTCGTACAGCATTAATAAAGGTTATACAAACGTACCTCCAACGAGCTAGCGATGAAGAAGTGAATAAGTTTATaaagcaaaaatattttttgcatttaGCAAACCAAATATCACTTTATCCAGGAAGTGAGTCTCTCATTAATGCTTTAGAAAATCTTGCTTTAAGAGGACCAACATTAGCAGCAATGCCACCATTAATGGCAATGATCGCAAAAACTGCTGCTATAGAATCGAATATAGCACATcctataatatcatttataacagATATTATAGCAAAG aATTCAAATGCTTTAAGAATGATCTTAGAGCAAGGCCTTATAGAATGCTTGGTGCAAGCCTTAGTTGCTACAGCACATAGAGGTAACTCAACATCATTGAACCATGACATCCATGTATTACTTGTGGCAATTGCTACTAAGTTATTAGAATCTTCAGGAAATCATCAAATGCAAGCTGTATTAGAATTACATcttatattaaatcatatgGAACTTAAGGAAATGTCTGAATGTAACAAATGCACTATGTGTATACCTGTTATCAGAGATGCACAAGTTGCATTATTTGATGGTGAACTCGATGCATTAACAGCAAAAATCTCAACACATTCTGGATTTAGATTACGTAGTACAGCTTCTTATCTTGCTTCGGCATCTTATTTAACAACag ttcTTACTACATCGAGCGAACAGAGCGATCATGGTTCTCGATCGTCCAGTTATGGAAGTTTACATGGAACTTCTATTTCTGTCGTAAGAGAAACAGGAAAGGGAGAATTGTACGATCGTTTCCGTATGGTTTTGACTCGAGCTGTTGAATTTGTAACTGCTGCCGATGAGTCACCATCAGGGAATGAATTACAATTAACTAGAAGattattttcgattcttttaCATGGATCATGCGATccattagaaagaaaaaatcattggAGTAGTGCATGGTTTACTAAACCtgctttaagaaaatatacagCAAAACTTATGGTATGGTTACTTGGACCACATCAAAGTAATAATACTAGAATTTATGCAGTAAGATCTTTAATGGAAGAACCAAAGGCTCATGAAATTTTGCTATCACTTCTTGAGGTCCATCCGCAG gtAGAACAAAGATTCACTGTTTTCTTTTGGGATTTATTACAAAGAGATGAAATGTCGAGTGCGGATGCTAGAATGTGTGCTGAATTTAGAGAAGCTCTTCGTATATGGGATCTTGCAAAAAGTATTGAACAAGCATCTCCAGGAATATGGAATGAAGAATTAGCTTTATTACGACGTGAATTAATGAGGGACAGAGATATATGGATTGATGCAAATCTTCCAGCAATATATAG AATCAGTAATAGATTTGATGGATTAGCTAAACAGTTAACTGACAGTGCGATGACTATAACTCGTACTGTAGTAGAAGAGCAAAATCGAGAACGCAAAGTATTAATGGAACGATTAAAACACGCAAGAGCCATGGAAGCTCAGTCGGTCGAAAAATGGAGAGATTTGGCTAAACGACTAACGCATGAAAGAGCACTGTGGCATTTTCCAGAAAGTTATCCATGTAGTTGGGAATTAGATCCAACAGAAGGACCTGCCAGAGTTCGAATTCGTTTACAAAGATGTCATTTGGATATcgatgaaagattttttttggCAGAACATAAAGACAAATTAG gaGTATCTAAAATCGAAGCACCTttgtcatatttattttcaatgagcCGGCAAGATATTAATGCGTCAACTTTAATCGAGCGTTTACATACCAGTGAAAGAATACGTAAAATGTCTCAAGCCAAAGTTGTTACTCCAAGAGCAGAATTAGCAGGCGAAGTATTAATTGGAGAAACGTGTCTCTATTTCGTTCCTGATAATCCTGACGTACCATTGCATACAGAT atagCCTTAGGAGGTTTGGATTTAGCCATGGCTGGTGGTACAGCCTGGCGATTAGAAGATATTCGTGAATTACATAAAAGAAGATACCAATTACAAGAAAGagctattgaaatatttcttatcacTGGGAGAACCTATTTATTAGCATTTAATTCTTCCaag GAAAGAGATGAATTTGCAACAGAATTATCTACTTGTAATTTACCAAGACGTATTCCTGGTGATGATTTAGGAGAAGCAATTGCATTATGGAGAAGTGGCGCATTAACAAATTGGGAATATATAACTTGTTTAAATAAACTTGCTGGACGTTCTTACAATGATCTCATGCAATATCCTGTATTTCCGTTCGTGTTATcagattatattaatgataaaattgatcTAAATAATCCAAAAATTTATCG AAATTTTAAACGACCTATGGCTGtgcaagataaaaagaatgaacaacattatataaataattataat TATCTAAAACAAGCTCTTTCGGAAGGCTTAAATTTAATTGCTTTGAATCAAGAGCCATTCCATTATGGATCTCATTATAGTAACTCAGGCACAGTTTTACACTTTTTAGTAAGACTACCGCCCTTTACTAGCATGTTTTTATGTTATCAag ATGATAACTTTGATATTCCTGATAGAACATTTCATGCGTTGGCAACTACATGGAGATTAACTAGTTGCGATTCAACCACTGATGTTAAAGAATTAATACcagaatttttctatctaccagaatttttattaaacttcgAAG gaTTCAATTTTGGTGTACGACAAAATGGTAACAGAGTCGGCGATGTCGAATTACCTAAATGGTGTGGTGGCGATGCTCGGTTATTCATATTAGTACATAGAGCTGCACTCGAAGCAGACTTAGTAAGAGAAGTTTTACCGTACTGGATTGATCTCGTGTTTGGTTTTAGACAAACAGGACGACCAGCAGTCGAAGCAATTAACGTTTTTCATCCAGCG ACATATTATGGATTTAATGTAGAACAAATAGCCGATCCTTTAGAACGTCAAGCATGGGAAACAATGGTTAGGACATATGGACAAACACCAGCACAGTTATTTAGAAATTCACATCCATTACCCATTCAAAATCTTGGTACAGTAGTGGCTTCTACCTTGATACCACAAGTTATCGAAGGTGTTGAag GTATAAAATGGGGAAATTATGTAGGAGCACCAGGAAATGAGCCTGTACTTTGCTGGAAACATAAACACAgaactttattatcttatcttattcCTTTAGCAACAGGCGATGTTTTTGGATTACCTAATTGTACAACTCTTCTGATAGGATATGCTAAAGAAAAAG gTACTAGTATGTTTAGTGGAATGTCTGTTCTTGGTGCTGCATTAGCATCATGGGGTGGAAATGATGGAATAGCAAGactgaaatgtaaaaaagaacaacCTCCTAAACCATTAACGAAATCTTCTGGTCTCGATCCT ATCACAATCTTAGCATCTGCTCCCGATTGTGGCCAATTGTGGACTGGTTATTTATCTGGTAAAATAACAgtacacacatataatatTGGAACTAGCGGAAAAATAGAATTTAGCTCGATTCCAGCCTCTGTACTTTTAGCTCATAGAAATAGAGTAACTGCAATTTCGTTGTCAAGGGTATTTAGTATTGCAGTTTCTGGAGATGGAAATggtgttattgttatttggGATTTAAATAG TTTATCATATATAAGATCAATTGTCTGTGATTACAAATATTCCATCCATCTATTATCCATTAGTGAAACGCTTGGAGATATAGCAAtaacatatgaaatatttaataaggcTGACAAAAAGGACTTGGCAGTTCGATCTGAATTACGAGTTTATACTATAAATGCTAGAAGCGTAGGTTCTGTTTTATCTAAATCTCGAATAACAGCTCTATGTTATAGTAATGCACCTGAAGGAGTTTCTGTTAACGTCGTTGCAACTGGATTGGATAATGGAGTAATAAG ATTATGGAGTAGTTGGGACTTACGATTAGTTcgagaaattataaatactgCGAAAGGATGTGGAGCTATAATTGCCATAGCTTGGGCTTTGGACCAGCATCATTTATATGCAGCTACAGAAGATTGTACAGTTTTGATATGGGAAGGTTCAAAACGCTTGAGCAATGGAACTCcgaaatttgtaaatttaacaTCACTttga